In bacterium YEK0313, one genomic interval encodes:
- the accA gene encoding Acetyl-coenzyme A carboxylase carboxyl transferase subunit alpha gives MRSYLDFEKPIAELESKVEELREVATRDGGVSIAEEIARLEQKADQALKDLYGNLTPWQKMLVARHPARPHTLDYIAKLIEDFTPLAGDRVFGEDEAIVGGFGRFRGQSVCILGHERGDTTETRIRHNFGMARPEGYRKAARLMETAERFGIPVISLVDTAGAYPGIGAEERGQAEAIARSTDRSLMLGVPNLAVVIGEGGSGGAIAIAATNRVLMLEHAIYSVISPEGAASILWRDTAKAQDAATNMKITAQDLLRFGVIDQIVAEPVGGAHRDPDSTILRVGDALEQGLKQLAGQSPEEIRRLRREKFLAIGRTA, from the coding sequence ATGCGTAGCTATCTCGATTTCGAAAAGCCGATCGCCGAACTCGAATCCAAGGTCGAGGAGCTGCGCGAGGTCGCCACGCGCGATGGGGGCGTCTCGATCGCCGAGGAGATCGCGCGCCTGGAGCAGAAGGCCGACCAGGCGCTGAAGGACCTCTACGGCAACCTCACGCCCTGGCAGAAGATGCTGGTGGCGCGCCATCCGGCGCGCCCGCATACGCTCGACTATATCGCCAAGCTGATCGAGGACTTCACGCCGCTCGCCGGCGACCGCGTGTTCGGCGAGGACGAGGCGATCGTCGGCGGCTTCGGCCGCTTCCGGGGCCAGAGCGTCTGCATTCTCGGCCATGAGCGCGGCGACACGACCGAAACGCGCATCCGGCACAATTTCGGCATGGCCCGGCCCGAGGGCTACCGCAAGGCGGCGCGCCTGATGGAGACCGCCGAGCGCTTCGGCATTCCGGTGATCTCGCTGGTCGATACGGCCGGCGCCTATCCCGGCATCGGCGCGGAGGAGCGCGGCCAGGCCGAGGCCATCGCGCGCTCGACCGACCGCAGCCTAATGCTCGGCGTGCCCAACCTGGCCGTGGTGATCGGCGAGGGCGGCTCGGGCGGGGCGATCGCGATCGCCGCGACCAACCGCGTGCTCATGCTGGAACACGCGATCTACAGCGTCATTTCGCCCGAGGGCGCCGCATCGATCCTCTGGCGCGACACCGCCAAGGCCCAGGACGCGGCGACCAACATGAAGATCACCGCCCAGGACCTTCTGCGCTTCGGCGTGATCGACCAGATCGTCGCCGAGCCGGTCGGTGGCGCCCATCGCGACCCCGATTCGACCATTCTGCGGGTCGGCGACGCGCTGGAACAGGGCCTGAAGCAGCTGGCCGGCCAGTCTCCCGAGGAGATCCGGCGGCTCCGGCGCGAGAAGTTCCTGGCCATCGGCCGCACGGCCTGA
- the xerD_1 gene encoding Tyrosine recombinase XerD, which produces MARVPREIDLFLDMMAAERGAAANTLSAYRRDLDDYAEFLAGEGAAPKAATTEMVRAYLADCAGRGLKTASVARRLSAVRQLHRFLYGEGLCPEDPAAVLEGPKRGRPLPKVLKSDEVDRLLKVAHEGLDAAARPLGERLKAARMAALLELLYASGLRISELISLPIAAARRDQRFLIVRGKGNKERIVPLNQAAKDAIAVYLGLREEAGLGPSKWLFPSSGESGHLTRQYVGRELKQVASAAGLPAAKVSPHVLRHAFASHLLQNGADLRSVQQLLGHADIATTQIYTHVLDERLAGLVRDLHPLADED; this is translated from the coding sequence ATGGCGCGTGTCCCCCGCGAGATCGATCTCTTCCTCGACATGATGGCGGCCGAACGGGGCGCCGCGGCCAATACGCTCAGCGCCTACCGGCGCGACCTCGACGATTATGCCGAATTCCTCGCCGGCGAAGGCGCCGCGCCGAAGGCGGCGACCACCGAGATGGTCCGCGCCTATCTCGCCGACTGCGCCGGCCGCGGGCTGAAGACCGCCTCGGTCGCCCGCCGTCTGTCGGCGGTGCGCCAGCTGCACCGCTTCCTTTATGGCGAGGGCCTGTGCCCGGAGGATCCGGCGGCGGTGCTGGAAGGGCCGAAGCGCGGCCGGCCGCTGCCCAAGGTCCTGAAGTCGGACGAGGTCGACCGGCTCCTGAAAGTCGCGCATGAGGGCCTCGACGCCGCCGCCCGGCCGCTGGGCGAACGGCTGAAGGCGGCGCGGATGGCCGCCCTTCTGGAACTGCTCTATGCCAGCGGCCTGCGCATTTCCGAGCTGATCAGCCTGCCGATCGCCGCCGCCCGGCGCGACCAGCGCTTCCTGATCGTGCGCGGCAAGGGCAACAAGGAGCGCATCGTGCCGCTCAACCAGGCGGCGAAGGACGCGATCGCCGTCTATCTGGGGCTTCGCGAGGAGGCTGGCCTCGGCCCATCGAAATGGTTGTTCCCGTCCTCGGGCGAGAGCGGCCATCTGACGCGGCAATATGTCGGCCGCGAGCTGAAGCAGGTGGCCTCGGCGGCCGGGCTGCCGGCGGCCAAGGTCAGCCCGCACGTGCTGCGCCACGCCTTTGCGAGCCACCTCCTGCAGAACGGGGCGGACCTGCGCTCGGTGCAGCAATTGCTCGGCCATGCCGACATCGCGACGACGCAGATCTATACGCATGTCCTGGACGAGCGGCTCGCCGGTCTCGTCCGCGACCTGCATCCGCTCGCCGACGAGGATTGA
- the xthA_1 gene encoding Exodeoxyribonuclease III, with amino-acid sequence MPLTIATWNINSVRLRIDTVARFAETYRPDVLCLQETKCQDGQFPLADIRKMGFNHVAVHGQKGYHGVAVLSRFALGDIERKAFCGKNDARHVAVTLADGPAAGTRIHNFYVPAGGDEPDPAINDKFAHKLGFLDEMEGWDALRVGAGTSRTVLVGDLNIAPLEHDVWSSRQLRNVVSHTPIERRRLTEVATTGGWVDMMRTLTPEPEKLYTWWSYRSSDWVAANKGRRLDHVWLSPALGQAMRGFEIVRDARGWTRPSDHVPVIATLDL; translated from the coding sequence ATGCCGCTGACGATCGCCACATGGAACATCAATTCGGTGCGCCTGCGCATCGATACCGTCGCCCGCTTCGCCGAGACCTACCGGCCGGACGTCCTGTGCCTGCAGGAGACCAAGTGCCAGGACGGGCAGTTTCCGCTCGCGGACATCAGGAAGATGGGCTTCAACCATGTCGCCGTTCACGGCCAGAAGGGCTATCACGGCGTCGCCGTGCTCTCGCGCTTCGCGCTCGGCGACATCGAGCGCAAGGCCTTCTGCGGCAAGAACGACGCGCGCCACGTCGCCGTGACGCTGGCGGACGGCCCGGCGGCCGGCACGCGCATCCACAACTTCTATGTTCCTGCCGGCGGCGACGAACCCGACCCGGCGATCAACGACAAGTTCGCCCACAAGCTCGGCTTCCTCGACGAGATGGAAGGCTGGGACGCGCTGAGGGTCGGCGCCGGCACGAGCCGGACGGTGCTGGTCGGCGATCTCAACATCGCCCCGCTCGAACATGACGTCTGGAGCTCGCGCCAGCTGCGCAACGTCGTCTCGCACACGCCGATCGAGCGGCGCCGGCTGACGGAGGTCGCGACCACGGGCGGCTGGGTCGACATGATGCGGACGCTGACCCCCGAGCCAGAGAAGCTCTATACGTGGTGGAGCTATCGCTCGAGCGACTGGGTGGCGGCCAACAAGGGCCGCCGGCTCGATCACGTCTGGCTGAGCCCGGCGCTCGGCCAGGCCATGCGCGGCTTCGAGATCGTCCGCGACGCGCGCGGCTGGACGCGGCCGTCCGACCACGTTCCGGTCATCGCCACGCTGGACCTCTGA
- the etfB gene encoding Electron transfer flavoprotein subunit beta — protein sequence MKILVPVKRVVDYNVKIRVKPDGSGVELANVKMSMNPFDEIAVEEALRLKEKGAATEVVVVSIGPQGAAETIRTGLAMGADRGIHVKTDATVEPLAVAKILKGVIGEEAPGLVILGKQAIDDDSNQTGQMLGALLGWGQGSFASKVELGADAVSVTREVDGGLQTVKLKLPAIVTTDLRLNEPRYASLPNIMKAKKKPIDEKTPDAYGVDVAPRLKVLKTVEPGGRKAGVKVGSVAELVAKLKNEAGVL from the coding sequence ATGAAGATCCTTGTGCCCGTGAAACGGGTTGTCGACTACAATGTGAAGATCCGCGTGAAGCCCGACGGCTCGGGGGTCGAGCTCGCCAATGTGAAGATGTCGATGAACCCCTTCGACGAGATCGCCGTCGAGGAGGCCCTGCGCCTGAAGGAGAAGGGCGCGGCGACCGAAGTGGTGGTCGTGTCGATCGGTCCGCAGGGAGCCGCCGAGACGATCCGCACCGGTCTCGCCATGGGCGCCGACCGCGGCATTCATGTGAAGACCGACGCGACCGTCGAGCCGCTGGCCGTCGCCAAGATCCTCAAGGGCGTGATCGGCGAGGAGGCTCCGGGCCTCGTCATTCTCGGCAAGCAGGCGATCGACGACGATTCCAACCAGACCGGCCAGATGCTGGGCGCCCTGCTCGGCTGGGGCCAGGGCTCCTTCGCCTCCAAGGTCGAGCTCGGCGCCGATGCGGTCTCGGTCACCCGTGAGGTCGACGGCGGCCTGCAGACGGTCAAGCTGAAGCTGCCGGCGATCGTCACGACCGACCTGCGCCTCAACGAGCCGCGCTACGCCTCGCTGCCGAACATCATGAAGGCGAAGAAGAAGCCGATCGACGAGAAGACCCCGGACGCCTACGGCGTCGATGTCGCGCCGCGGCTGAAGGTCCTGAAGACCGTCGAGCCGGGCGGCCGGAAGGCCGGCGTCAAGGTGGGTTCGGTGGCCGAACTCGTCGCGAAACTGAAGAACGAAGCCGGGGTGCTCTGA